The following are from one region of the Rhodopirellula sp. P2 genome:
- a CDS encoding dihydrodipicolinate synthase family protein, translated as MKTGPFNPKLLSESVFAVPPLARDADYQIDADENEKIIRFLEAGGVRSLLYGGNAVLYHTSLADFDDLLGMISDSAGPDTTVVPSFGPSFGIASDQINILQEFDFGTAMLLPSRDIVDSAGIATGIRKLSEQYGKPLVVYLKHDRWLSPADLKSLDDDGVISWIKYAVVRENPADDDYLREVLDVFPAERIVSGIGEQPAIVHLRDFGITGFTSGCVCVAPGKSMDMLGSIQGGDMEMAESIRQYFLPLENLRDGIHPIRVLHEAVALAGVANTGPIQPMLSNVCDETKSKIQAALRTMKVIN; from the coding sequence ATGAAAACCGGACCGTTCAATCCCAAGCTGTTGTCTGAATCTGTCTTTGCCGTGCCACCGTTGGCTCGTGATGCGGACTATCAAATCGACGCGGACGAAAACGAAAAGATCATCCGTTTCCTCGAAGCTGGCGGCGTTCGCTCGTTGCTGTACGGCGGCAACGCGGTGCTCTACCACACCAGCCTGGCTGATTTCGATGATCTGCTGGGGATGATCTCGGACTCCGCCGGACCGGACACCACCGTCGTGCCATCGTTTGGCCCGTCTTTCGGAATTGCCTCGGACCAGATCAACATCCTGCAAGAATTCGATTTTGGCACCGCGATGCTGCTGCCTTCGCGCGACATTGTCGATTCGGCAGGCATCGCAACGGGCATCCGAAAGCTGTCCGAACAGTACGGCAAACCGTTGGTCGTCTATCTGAAACACGACCGATGGTTGTCACCCGCCGATCTGAAATCCCTGGATGACGACGGTGTGATTTCGTGGATCAAGTACGCGGTCGTTCGCGAGAATCCTGCTGACGACGACTACCTTCGCGAAGTCCTCGACGTCTTCCCCGCGGAACGAATCGTCAGCGGCATCGGAGAACAACCCGCGATCGTTCACCTGCGTGACTTCGGCATCACCGGGTTCACCAGCGGCTGCGTTTGCGTCGCGCCTGGCAAGAGCATGGACATGCTGGGATCGATCCAAGGGGGCGACATGGAAATGGCGGAATCGATCCGGCAGTACTTCCTCCCCCTGGAAAACCTTCGCGATGGCATTCACCCAATTCGGGTTTTGCACGAAGCGGTCGCACTCGCTGGCGTCGCGAACACGGGCCCGATTCAGCCCATGCTGAGCAACGTTTGCGACGAAACCAAATCGAAGATCCAAGCAGCACTGCGGACGATGAAGGTCATCAACTGA
- a CDS encoding Hsp20/alpha crystallin family protein, translated as MAGPNTRSKQRTENTSRGTTFTPRFDIWEGEQELTLLGDLPGVDPADLDVQFENRLLTIRGQVTRHAAPDSYLQSEYEVGDFQRSFTIGEKIDASGISAEMKNGVLTLHLPKSEEAKPRRIKVRAR; from the coding sequence ATGGCTGGTCCCAACACCCGTTCCAAACAACGCACCGAGAACACCAGTCGCGGCACGACGTTCACGCCGCGATTTGATATCTGGGAAGGTGAGCAGGAGTTGACGCTCTTGGGCGATCTGCCCGGTGTCGATCCAGCGGACCTGGACGTCCAGTTTGAGAACCGGTTGTTGACCATTCGTGGTCAAGTCACGCGTCATGCAGCCCCGGATTCCTACCTGCAATCCGAGTACGAAGTCGGAGACTTCCAGAGAAGCTTCACGATCGGTGAAAAGATTGATGCATCTGGGATCTCAGCGGAGATGAAGAACGGTGTGCTGACCCTGCATCTGCCGAAATCCGAAGAGGCCAAGCCTCGGCGAATCAAGGTGCGGGCACGCTGA
- a CDS encoding Hsp20/alpha crystallin family protein, which produces MLATRWEPWNELNRLSREMDRLFTRGVPSGTSAVTFPALNVWEDDGTVYVEAELPGFDSKQLEIYVDANQLTLKGERSAPEMEGGTWHRQERGFGSFYRMMELPADVDAEQVAADFQHGILRITLPKSETAKPRRIEVQSS; this is translated from the coding sequence ATGTTAGCGACACGTTGGGAACCTTGGAACGAACTGAACCGCCTTTCGCGTGAGATGGACCGACTGTTCACTCGCGGGGTTCCATCCGGCACGTCCGCGGTCACCTTCCCAGCTTTGAATGTCTGGGAAGACGACGGCACGGTGTACGTCGAAGCGGAATTGCCAGGATTCGACTCAAAACAGCTTGAAATCTACGTCGATGCCAACCAGCTCACTCTCAAAGGCGAGCGATCTGCACCGGAAATGGAAGGTGGAACGTGGCACCGCCAAGAGCGTGGGTTCGGGAGCTTCTATCGAATGATGGAGTTGCCCGCCGACGTCGACGCCGAGCAAGTTGCGGCGGACTTTCAGCATGGCATCCTAAGGATCACGCTGCCCAAAAGTGAAACTGCCAAACCACGTCGAATCGAGGTTCAGTCGAGCTGA
- the pyk gene encoding pyruvate kinase encodes MQDYRHTKIIATIGPATESPEKLAALIEAGVDVMRLNMAHGTPEWVGEIVARIRAVSKQIDRHVAVMMDVKGPEIRTGAVDAPIDLKTGDELVLFTEDCPDQSAVESDGTPRVSVNYPGLPEAIDLDSTILVDSGLLHWHVASKDATTVHCRVITTGALDSRRHINLPGVQVNLPAITDKDRTDLIAGIQAGIDFVALSFVRQAADVDSLREFLVQHNSPARIISKIEDQAGVRNMKTIIRQSDAIMVARGDLGVEIDYHRLPLVQTELIRACQEDGKPVIIATHLLESMIHSPVPTRAEVSDVSNAIREQADAVMLSGETTTGKYPLESVGVLQNIVASIEPTVSRQLNSKIVLREPKSMMLRSACTLAQEMGDSGVVVFTRSGFLAYVLGALRPRGVPIFAFTDVEHTFRHLMLPWGVEPFFMEFSEDHDQTITNALEVLKESGWCKPGVWLGVITNALADEKIIDTLQLRQVE; translated from the coding sequence GTGCAGGACTACCGTCACACCAAAATCATTGCCACGATCGGACCAGCAACCGAGTCCCCCGAAAAATTGGCGGCGTTGATCGAAGCGGGTGTCGATGTCATGCGGCTCAACATGGCTCACGGGACTCCTGAATGGGTCGGCGAAATCGTCGCCCGAATCCGAGCGGTCTCCAAGCAGATTGACCGTCATGTCGCGGTGATGATGGACGTGAAGGGCCCTGAGATTCGAACCGGTGCCGTCGACGCACCGATCGATCTGAAAACCGGTGATGAGCTGGTGCTGTTCACTGAAGACTGCCCCGACCAATCGGCGGTTGAGTCCGATGGGACGCCGCGGGTCAGCGTGAACTACCCCGGTCTGCCCGAGGCGATTGATTTGGACAGCACCATCTTGGTCGACAGCGGATTGCTGCACTGGCACGTGGCGAGCAAGGATGCCACGACGGTCCACTGCCGAGTGATCACAACCGGTGCATTGGACTCGCGCCGGCACATTAACTTGCCCGGCGTGCAAGTCAACTTGCCCGCGATCACAGACAAGGACCGAACGGATTTGATCGCGGGGATCCAAGCGGGCATTGACTTCGTCGCGCTCTCGTTTGTTCGCCAAGCGGCGGACGTCGACTCACTCCGCGAGTTCTTGGTCCAACACAATTCGCCCGCTCGAATCATTTCGAAAATTGAGGACCAAGCTGGCGTTCGCAACATGAAGACGATCATCCGGCAATCGGATGCGATCATGGTGGCGCGCGGGGACCTCGGCGTTGAAATCGACTACCACCGATTGCCGCTCGTTCAAACCGAGCTGATTCGTGCCTGCCAAGAAGATGGCAAGCCGGTCATCATCGCCACGCACTTGCTCGAGTCGATGATTCATTCCCCCGTCCCAACCCGGGCGGAAGTGTCGGACGTTTCCAACGCGATTCGCGAACAAGCCGATGCGGTGATGCTGTCCGGGGAAACCACCACGGGCAAATACCCACTGGAATCCGTCGGTGTGCTGCAAAACATCGTTGCCAGCATCGAGCCCACCGTCAGCCGTCAACTGAACTCGAAGATCGTGCTCCGTGAGCCAAAGTCGATGATGCTGCGTTCAGCATGCACGTTGGCGCAAGAAATGGGCGACTCGGGAGTCGTTGTCTTCACCCGCAGCGGTTTTCTGGCCTATGTGCTCGGTGCGCTCCGGCCGCGTGGGGTGCCTATCTTTGCCTTCACCGACGTCGAACACACGTTCCGTCATCTGATGCTGCCCTGGGGAGTGGAACCATTCTTCATGGAGTTTTCGGAGGACCACGATCAAACGATCACCAACGCATTGGAAGTTCTCAAAGAAAGCGGTTGGTGCAAACCGGGCGTTTGGTTGGGGGTCATCACCAACGCTCTGGCCGACGAAAAGATCATCGACACACTGCAGCTTCGCCAAGTCGAGTAG
- the bioB gene encoding biotin synthase BioB, which produces MSVADSSAADSVAAPDTADTSSSAGAFSPPGYYDALAQQVLDGTPITRAQALGMLEASDLDVPAIISAGYRIRHQYFGNTVQLYFLMNAKSGLCPEDCHYCSQSKVSDAPVPKYNILKRDALMDAAKVAAERGAKTYCLVISARGPNEREMKAVEAIVPEIKQKYNLDICACLGLLDESQAARLKACGVDRVNHNLNSSESHYEKICTTHTYEDRVQTLRHVRDAGMEMCSGGIIGMGESKSDIVSMAFDLNELGVQSIPVNILNAIDGTPLEGTEALTPQDALKALAMFRFVNPDRELRIAGGRELHLRQLQPMGLYVANSVFVGDYLTTQGQAPQADYDMIRDLGFDVTGSCEELSV; this is translated from the coding sequence ATGAGCGTTGCTGACTCCAGTGCTGCCGATTCTGTTGCTGCCCCGGACACTGCCGACACGTCATCGTCCGCCGGTGCGTTTTCGCCTCCGGGATACTACGACGCATTGGCCCAACAAGTCCTCGACGGCACGCCGATCACGCGAGCGCAAGCGCTCGGAATGCTGGAAGCGTCTGACCTGGATGTGCCCGCGATCATTTCGGCCGGCTATCGAATTCGCCATCAGTACTTTGGCAACACGGTTCAGCTGTATTTCTTGATGAATGCCAAGAGCGGGTTGTGCCCCGAGGATTGCCACTACTGCAGCCAATCCAAAGTTTCCGACGCTCCCGTCCCCAAGTACAACATTCTCAAACGCGACGCGTTGATGGATGCCGCCAAAGTCGCTGCCGAACGAGGTGCCAAGACGTACTGCTTGGTGATCTCCGCTCGCGGACCAAACGAACGCGAAATGAAAGCGGTCGAAGCGATCGTTCCCGAGATCAAGCAGAAATACAACTTGGACATCTGCGCCTGCTTGGGCTTGCTGGATGAATCTCAAGCCGCACGGCTGAAGGCCTGTGGTGTCGACCGAGTCAACCACAACCTGAACAGCAGCGAATCACACTACGAAAAAATCTGCACGACGCACACCTACGAAGACCGCGTTCAAACGCTGCGGCACGTTCGCGATGCGGGCATGGAAATGTGCAGCGGTGGCATCATTGGCATGGGCGAATCCAAGTCCGACATCGTGTCGATGGCGTTCGACCTCAACGAGCTTGGTGTGCAATCGATTCCCGTCAACATTCTCAATGCGATCGATGGCACACCACTGGAAGGCACCGAGGCTTTGACGCCTCAAGACGCCCTCAAAGCACTGGCGATGTTCCGGTTCGTGAACCCGGATCGTGAACTGCGAATCGCTGGCGGTCGTGAACTGCACCTGCGTCAGCTGCAACCCATGGGACTGTACGTTGCCAACAGCGTGTTCGTGGGCGATTACCTGACGACGCAAGGCCAAGCACCTCAAGCGGATTACGACATGATTCGCGACCTCGGTTTCGACGTCACCGGTTCGTGCGAAGAGCTGAGCGTCTGA
- a CDS encoding SDR family NAD(P)-dependent oxidoreductase has product METTARRSRLQGVFETDDPVAIVTGSGSPRVGRVIAEELSRRGCHVALHANTSVDEAEQAASQWQQRFGREAIVTQGSLEEDATCDAIIDQTHQHFGRLDILVNSAAIWTPTRLENITGDEIRRYFQINSVASLLCARAAGRHMVTQSRGGCIINLGDWATVRPYAEHAAYFPSKGAIEVMTRSLAVELGGSHPNIRVNCVQPGPVLLADEVSAETVNELADSTLARRVGTPEDVAHAVGFLCENTFVTGVCLPVDGGRSVFAPDGLQIGRNTG; this is encoded by the coding sequence GTGGAAACCACCGCTCGTCGTTCACGATTGCAAGGCGTTTTCGAAACGGATGATCCGGTTGCCATCGTCACGGGCAGTGGTTCACCGCGAGTCGGTCGTGTCATCGCGGAAGAATTGTCGCGGCGCGGCTGCCATGTGGCTCTGCACGCCAACACCAGCGTTGACGAAGCTGAGCAAGCCGCCTCGCAGTGGCAGCAACGATTCGGCCGCGAAGCGATTGTGACGCAAGGTTCACTCGAAGAAGACGCGACCTGCGATGCGATCATCGATCAAACGCACCAGCACTTTGGCCGGCTCGACATCCTGGTCAACAGCGCCGCGATCTGGACCCCCACGCGATTGGAAAACATCACCGGTGACGAGATCCGGCGGTACTTCCAAATCAACTCCGTCGCCTCGCTGCTGTGCGCTCGCGCCGCCGGCCGACACATGGTCACGCAATCGCGTGGGGGCTGCATCATCAACCTGGGTGACTGGGCCACGGTGCGACCATACGCGGAACACGCCGCGTACTTTCCTAGCAAAGGGGCGATCGAGGTCATGACCCGGTCGTTGGCGGTGGAACTCGGGGGCAGCCACCCGAATATTCGAGTCAACTGCGTGCAACCAGGGCCCGTGCTGCTGGCGGACGAGGTCTCCGCCGAGACCGTGAACGAGTTGGCCGACAGCACCCTGGCTCGGCGAGTCGGCACGCCCGAGGACGTCGCTCACGCGGTCGGCTTCTTGTGCGAAAACACATTTGTCACAGGAGTCTGCTTGCCGGTCGATGGCGGCCGCAGCGTCTTCGCCCCCGACGGACTTCAGATTGGCCGCAACACCGGCTGA
- the rnhA gene encoding ribonuclease HI: MTESKPATNFKPVELYTDGACSGNPGPGGWAFVLRCPRTLKEIQRSGGQPHTTNNQMELMAVIRGLEALKEPCAVALYSDSKYVGQGMSSWMAGWKSRGWKRKEGSKLVPVKNVELWQELDQQMQDHVVTYHHVKGHAGHTENELCDQLAVAAYQQYL, from the coding sequence ATGACTGAATCCAAACCTGCCACCAATTTCAAACCCGTGGAGCTGTACACCGATGGTGCCTGCAGTGGGAACCCGGGACCGGGTGGTTGGGCGTTTGTGTTGCGATGCCCGCGGACGCTGAAAGAGATTCAGCGATCAGGCGGCCAACCGCACACGACCAACAACCAAATGGAATTGATGGCCGTTATCCGTGGACTGGAGGCTCTCAAAGAACCCTGCGCTGTCGCTCTGTACTCCGACAGCAAATACGTGGGGCAGGGGATGTCGAGCTGGATGGCCGGCTGGAAGAGTCGCGGTTGGAAACGCAAAGAGGGTTCCAAACTGGTTCCGGTCAAGAACGTTGAGCTGTGGCAAGAACTCGATCAACAAATGCAAGACCACGTGGTGACCTACCATCACGTCAAAGGTCACGCCGGGCACACCGAAAACGAACTGTGCGACCAATTGGCGGTCGCGGCGTACCAGCAGTATCTCTAA
- a CDS encoding phytoene desaturase: MSQRKVVVVGAGPGGLASAMQLAAGGCDVTILERRGQVGGRTSAIEMDGFRFDCGPTFFLYPRVLDEIFHSTGHDLMEEVPMERLDPQYRLTFGGGGQLDCTPDMDEMDRQIAQFSPQDVGQLKRYMDDNRIKLEKFRPILESPFHSALDVMKPSLLGAAKHLHPFRTLGKELERYFSDPRLVIAFAFQSKYLGMSPFNCPSLFSILSFLEYEYGVFHPIGGCSRVSERMAELAEQMGVKIRLDEPVESIEMEGRRVRALHTHHDRYDADAFVVNADFADWMTKTVPNASRKRWSNEQIAKKKFSCSTYMLYLGIEGLYEDLPHHSIHISQDYNRNLREIETDHVLSQDPSVYVQNAGVTDPTLAPAGHSSLYVLVPVTHDTDNVDWSKEAPRFRELTLDKLGELGLTDVRDRIRVEHQITPDDWQSDYAIYKGATFNLAHNLGQMLHKRPHNRFEELDGVYLVGGGTHPGSGLPVIYESSRISSRLLLQDLGMDTDFMDESARGVPPRPEPTVMASASSL, from the coding sequence ATGTCCCAAAGGAAAGTCGTTGTCGTTGGAGCTGGCCCCGGTGGGTTGGCGTCAGCGATGCAGCTCGCCGCGGGCGGTTGCGACGTGACCATCTTGGAACGCCGCGGGCAAGTCGGTGGGCGGACGTCCGCCATCGAAATGGATGGCTTCCGTTTCGACTGCGGCCCCACGTTCTTCCTGTACCCGCGTGTGTTGGACGAGATCTTTCACTCGACCGGGCATGACTTGATGGAAGAGGTCCCGATGGAGCGTTTGGACCCTCAATATCGACTGACATTCGGTGGGGGCGGTCAACTCGATTGCACGCCCGACATGGATGAAATGGATCGCCAGATCGCTCAGTTCTCACCGCAAGACGTTGGGCAACTGAAGCGGTACATGGACGACAACCGGATCAAGCTAGAGAAGTTTCGTCCGATCCTGGAGTCGCCATTCCACTCCGCGCTGGACGTGATGAAGCCGTCCTTGTTGGGCGCGGCCAAGCACCTGCACCCGTTCCGAACCCTGGGCAAAGAACTCGAACGCTACTTCAGCGACCCCCGACTCGTGATCGCGTTCGCATTCCAGTCCAAGTACCTCGGGATGTCGCCGTTCAATTGCCCGAGCCTGTTCAGCATCCTGTCGTTTCTGGAATACGAATACGGCGTCTTCCATCCCATCGGTGGCTGCAGCCGCGTGAGCGAAAGGATGGCGGAACTGGCCGAACAAATGGGCGTGAAGATCCGGCTCGATGAACCGGTCGAGTCCATCGAGATGGAAGGTCGTCGGGTGCGTGCGCTGCACACCCACCACGATCGCTACGACGCCGATGCGTTTGTCGTCAACGCCGACTTCGCGGACTGGATGACCAAGACCGTTCCCAACGCGTCCCGCAAACGATGGTCGAACGAACAGATCGCCAAGAAGAAGTTTTCCTGCAGCACTTACATGCTGTACCTAGGGATCGAAGGTCTGTACGAAGACCTGCCGCACCACAGCATCCACATCAGCCAAGACTACAACCGCAACCTCCGCGAAATCGAAACCGATCACGTTCTCAGCCAGGATCCCTCGGTGTATGTCCAGAATGCCGGCGTGACCGATCCGACGCTGGCGCCCGCCGGACACAGTTCGTTGTACGTTTTGGTTCCGGTCACGCATGACACCGACAACGTGGACTGGTCCAAAGAGGCTCCTCGTTTCCGCGAGCTGACGCTGGACAAGTTGGGCGAACTCGGCCTGACCGATGTTCGCGATCGGATTCGGGTGGAGCATCAAATCACGCCCGACGATTGGCAGAGCGACTACGCAATCTACAAAGGGGCCACGTTCAACTTGGCTCATAACTTGGGCCAAATGCTTCACAAGCGACCTCACAATCGTTTCGAGGAACTGGACGGGGTTTACTTGGTCGGCGGCGGCACGCATCCGGGCAGTGGGTTGCCGGTGATCTATGAATCCAGCCGGATCAGTTCGCGATTGTTGCTGCAAGATCTGGGGATGGACACGGACTTCATGGACGAATCCGCCCGCGGCGTCCCACCACGTCCTGAGCCGACTGTGATGGCCTCGGCTTCCAGCCTCTGA
- a CDS encoding phosphatidylinositol-specific phospholipase C/glycerophosphodiester phosphodiesterase family protein, whose amino-acid sequence MNTPSPFRRRTSVSAVVPFCIAACFASLWSGAASTSSAQTPASPATVRPSHPQAHAHNDYLHERPLLDALDNGFRSIEADVFLVEGDLWVAHSVSELSADRTLKALYLDPLRQRMQSNVKAEGSSDSFQSVESDGLPVTLLIDLKSEGESTYRALNQLLSTYDDVFTHVDSKGVHRRGVTAIISGNRPIELVQSDLPRFVGVDGRLDDLEGDHSADLMPLISDHWGRHFKWRGKGELPEADRQKLSLILERAHQQNRRVRFWATPDHEAAWKVLHDAGVDLINTDDLEGLHRFLQSQSK is encoded by the coding sequence GTGAACACCCCATCACCATTTCGACGCCGAACAAGCGTCTCCGCTGTCGTTCCATTCTGCATTGCAGCCTGCTTCGCTAGCCTTTGGAGCGGGGCGGCTTCCACGTCCTCGGCTCAAACGCCTGCCTCGCCTGCAACGGTTCGTCCGTCGCATCCTCAGGCTCACGCGCACAACGACTACCTGCACGAACGTCCGCTGCTGGACGCCCTCGACAACGGCTTCCGCAGCATTGAAGCGGATGTCTTTTTGGTCGAAGGGGACCTTTGGGTCGCACACTCGGTCTCGGAACTTTCCGCTGATCGAACCTTGAAAGCGTTGTACCTCGATCCACTGCGGCAGCGGATGCAATCGAACGTCAAGGCGGAGGGATCTTCGGACTCGTTCCAAAGCGTCGAAAGCGATGGCCTGCCCGTCACCTTGCTGATCGATCTGAAGTCCGAAGGGGAGTCCACCTACCGGGCCCTCAATCAACTGCTTTCGACCTACGACGACGTGTTCACACATGTCGATTCCAAAGGGGTGCACCGGCGCGGCGTGACCGCCATCATCAGCGGCAACCGGCCCATCGAATTGGTCCAGTCGGACTTGCCCCGGTTCGTTGGCGTGGACGGTCGACTGGACGATTTGGAGGGTGATCACTCGGCCGACCTGATGCCGTTGATCAGCGACCACTGGGGCCGCCATTTCAAGTGGCGCGGCAAGGGCGAACTGCCCGAGGCCGATCGCCAAAAGCTGAGCCTGATTTTGGAACGAGCCCACCAGCAAAACCGTCGAGTCCGTTTCTGGGCGACGCCCGATCACGAAGCCGCTTGGAAGGTCCTCCACGACGCGGGAGTCGACTTGATCAACACGGATGACCTCGAGGGCCTCCATCGATTCCTGCAATCACAATCGAAGTGA
- a CDS encoding Gfo/Idh/MocA family protein, whose translation MKPTPASSARASRISRRQFTATGIAVGAAVGVHTSPSASAQATSPNEKLGVAICGVNSRGGEHIRGFDKDPRTEIRVLVDIDEKVGNSRADKVADLQGLRPKVVKNFREALDMDEVQILTSATPNHWHALMGVEAMQAGKDVYIEKPISHNIHEGRALVAAAAKYGRMFQTGTQCRSSSGCREGMQFLADGGIGEVKLARGLCYKRRKSIGPLGDYEIPAGVDFNLWSGPASYTDPKLTRQRFHYDWHWQRHYGNGDSGNQGPHQTDVARWGLGLERHPNAVLSYAGRLGYKAERKDPDYVDAGDTANTQVSIYDYGDKTIVFETRGLSVDESADQEINELFGYSKGNKIGVIFYGEDGYLVQGPSYNRCAVFDKQRKLVREFKATSNVGDAHFANFLDAVQSRDASTLHADARCGHLSAAIAHLGNISYYVGQENRVDPKTISESLAKISSLDDDQATLDRTLQHLRDNNVDPEKEQLSLGPVLKFDPDAETFVDNDKAKAMETREYRDGFVVPSAADV comes from the coding sequence ATGAAACCTACCCCAGCTTCCTCCGCCCGTGCCTCGCGAATCAGTCGTCGTCAGTTCACCGCGACCGGAATCGCGGTCGGGGCGGCCGTCGGTGTTCACACCAGCCCATCCGCTTCCGCCCAAGCCACCTCGCCCAACGAAAAACTCGGCGTGGCGATCTGCGGCGTCAACAGCCGCGGCGGAGAACACATTCGCGGATTCGACAAAGACCCCCGCACCGAAATTCGAGTGTTGGTCGACATCGATGAAAAAGTCGGCAACAGCCGCGCTGACAAGGTCGCCGATCTGCAGGGACTTCGCCCCAAAGTCGTCAAGAACTTTCGCGAAGCCTTGGACATGGACGAAGTCCAGATCCTGACCAGCGCCACGCCCAACCACTGGCACGCGTTGATGGGCGTCGAAGCGATGCAGGCAGGCAAAGACGTCTACATTGAAAAACCGATCAGCCACAACATTCACGAAGGTCGGGCACTTGTCGCCGCCGCCGCCAAGTACGGCCGCATGTTCCAAACCGGAACCCAGTGCCGCAGCAGCTCCGGCTGTCGCGAGGGCATGCAGTTCTTGGCCGATGGCGGGATTGGCGAAGTCAAACTCGCTCGCGGCCTGTGCTACAAACGACGCAAGTCGATCGGTCCTTTGGGCGACTATGAAATCCCCGCGGGCGTCGACTTCAATCTTTGGAGCGGGCCGGCTTCCTACACCGATCCCAAGCTGACGCGTCAACGTTTCCACTACGACTGGCACTGGCAGCGTCACTACGGCAACGGCGACTCCGGAAACCAAGGGCCTCACCAAACCGATGTGGCTCGCTGGGGACTGGGGCTGGAACGTCATCCCAACGCCGTGCTGAGTTACGCCGGCCGACTGGGCTACAAAGCGGAACGCAAAGACCCCGATTACGTCGATGCAGGTGACACCGCCAACACGCAAGTTTCGATCTACGATTATGGCGACAAGACCATCGTGTTTGAAACACGTGGGTTGAGCGTCGATGAATCGGCTGATCAAGAAATCAACGAGCTGTTCGGTTACAGCAAAGGCAACAAGATCGGCGTCATCTTCTACGGAGAAGACGGTTATCTCGTGCAGGGTCCCAGCTACAACCGCTGTGCTGTGTTCGACAAACAACGCAAATTGGTGCGTGAATTCAAAGCGACATCGAACGTGGGAGACGCCCACTTTGCGAACTTCCTCGATGCGGTACAGTCTCGCGATGCCTCGACGCTGCATGCGGATGCACGCTGCGGTCACCTGTCCGCCGCGATCGCTCACCTGGGCAACATTTCGTACTACGTTGGCCAAGAAAACCGGGTCGATCCCAAAACGATCTCCGAGTCACTCGCGAAAATTTCGTCGTTGGATGACGATCAAGCCACGCTCGACCGAACGCTGCAGCACCTCCGGGACAACAACGTCGATCCGGAAAAAGAACAGTTGTCGCTGGGCCCTGTGCTGAAGTTTGATCCTGACGCCGAAACCTTTGTCGACAACGACAAAGCCAAAGCGATGGAAACTCGCGAGTACCGCGATGGATTCGTCGTTCCCAGCGCGGCTGACGTTTGA
- the mtnA gene encoding S-methyl-5-thioribose-1-phosphate isomerase gives MNEAETIRYHAAHNGRPAELDLLDQTKLPGTLTRLVCTTVDQTHDAIQRLVVRGAPAIGIAAAYGVTLTPVSANEDASLPEAQARYRQTIDHLATSRPTAVNLFWALDRMRAIVDRFSGQVAELREQLITEAIRIHDDDRQMCRSIGRQGATLLADCQRVMTHCNAGALATSMWGTALAPIYHLHASGHTLEVFADETRPLLQGARLTAWELHQAGIPVTVCTDSMSGSLMRQGLVDAVIVGADRIAANGDVANKIGTYPLAVLAKHHNLPFYVAAPTNTFDPELESGDLIPIEQRDGDEVAYPCGTDSPRQTPEGVAVVNPAFDVTPADLVTALITEKGVISGPNTEKVLAHLSS, from the coding sequence GTGAACGAAGCCGAAACGATTCGATATCACGCCGCCCACAACGGGCGGCCCGCAGAACTGGATCTGCTGGATCAAACCAAGTTGCCTGGAACGCTGACGCGTTTGGTCTGCACCACGGTGGACCAAACGCACGATGCGATTCAACGATTGGTCGTTCGCGGTGCGCCGGCCATCGGCATCGCTGCGGCCTACGGGGTCACCCTGACCCCGGTCAGTGCGAACGAGGACGCGAGCCTGCCAGAGGCGCAGGCGCGGTATCGGCAAACGATCGATCACCTGGCGACCAGTCGCCCCACGGCGGTCAATTTGTTCTGGGCCCTGGACCGCATGCGGGCCATTGTCGACCGGTTTTCCGGTCAGGTCGCGGAGCTCCGCGAGCAGTTGATCACCGAGGCGATTCGCATCCACGATGATGATCGGCAGATGTGCCGGTCCATCGGTCGTCAGGGAGCAACGCTGCTGGCTGATTGCCAACGCGTCATGACCCACTGCAACGCAGGGGCGCTGGCCACCTCGATGTGGGGAACCGCTCTGGCACCGATCTACCACCTGCACGCATCCGGTCACACACTGGAAGTGTTCGCGGACGAGACGCGTCCGCTGCTGCAGGGAGCCCGTCTGACGGCCTGGGAACTGCACCAAGCCGGGATCCCCGTGACGGTTTGCACCGATTCGATGTCAGGCAGCCTGATGCGGCAGGGCCTGGTCGATGCCGTCATCGTGGGCGCCGACCGAATCGCAGCCAATGGCGACGTCGCCAACAAGATCGGCACGTACCCTCTGGCGGTGCTGGCCAAGCACCACAACCTCCCGTTCTACGTCGCCGCTCCGACAAACACCTTCGACCCGGAACTGGAATCAGGCGATTTGATTCCGATCGAGCAACGCGACGGCGATGAGGTCGCGTATCCCTGTGGAACTGACTCACCGCGACAAACCCCCGAGGGCGTTGCGGTGGTGAATCCGGCGTTTGACGTCACGCCGGCTGATTTGGTCACCGCGTTGATCACTGAAAAAGGCGTGATTTCAGGGCCCAACACTGAAAAAGTCCTGGCGCATTTGAGTTCGTGA